A single region of the Pseudomonas sp. GGS8 genome encodes:
- the mfd gene encoding transcription-repair coupling factor, with product MPVLRLPLLPAAAGKQHWGNLPGAALSLAIAEAASAAKRFTLLLTADSQSAERLEQELSFFAPDLPVLHFPDWETLPYDLFSPHQDIISQRIASLYRLPELVHGVLVVPITTALHRLAPTKFLLGSSLVLDVGQKLDVEQMRTRLEATGYRYVDTVYEHGEFTVRGSLIDLFPMGSKLPYRIDLFDDEIETLRTFDPENQRSIDKVDSVKLLPAKEFPLQKEAVTRFKARFRERFDVDFRRCPIFQDLSSGITPAGIEYYLPLFFEETSTLFDYLPQDTQVFSLPGIEQAAENFWNDVRNRYEERRVDPSRPLLPPAELFLPVEDCFARLKNWPRVVASQQDVETGVGRERFPAQPLPNLAIEAKATQPLAALASFLDEFPGRVLFTAESAGRREVLLELLERLKLRPKTVDSWPDFVASKERLAITIAPLDEGLLLDDPALALVAESPLFGQRVMQRRRREKRADGNNDAVIKNLTELREGAPVVHIDHGVGRYLGLTILEIDSQAAEFLTLEYAEGAKLYVPVANLHLIARYTGSDDALAPLHRLGSETWQKAKRKAAEQVRDVAAELLDIYARRAAREGYAFADPKADYATFSAGFPFEETPDQQTTIEAVREDMLAPKPMDRLVCGDVGFGKTEVAMRAAFIAVHGGRQVAILVPTTLLAQQHYNSFRDRFADWPVTVEVMSRFKSAKEVNAAVADLAEGKIDIVIGTHKLLQDDVKIKNLGLVIIDEEHRFGVRQKEQLKALRSEVDILTLTATPIPRTLNMAVSGMRDLSIIATPPARRLSVRTFVMEQNKSTVKEALLRELLRGGQVYYLHNDVKTIEKCAADLAELVPEARIGIGHGQMRERELEQVMSDFYHKRFNVLIASTIIETGIDVPSANTIIIERADKFGLAQLHQLRGRVGRSHHQAYAYLLTPPRQQITPDAEKRLEAIANTQDLGAGFVLATNDLEIRGAGELLGDGQSGQIQAVGFTLYMEMLERAVKSIRKGEQPNLDQPLGGGPEVNLRVPALIPEDYLPDVHARLILYKRIASATDEEGLKDLQVEMIDRFGLLPEPTKNLVRITALKLQAEQLGIKKVDGGPQGGRIEFAAQTPVDPLTLIKLIQSQPKRYKFEGATMFKFLVPMERPEERFNTVEALFERLIPTTA from the coding sequence GTGCCCGTTCTGCGTCTACCGCTTCTCCCTGCCGCGGCAGGTAAACAGCATTGGGGCAACCTGCCCGGTGCCGCCCTGAGCCTGGCCATCGCCGAGGCCGCCAGCGCTGCCAAGCGCTTTACCCTGCTACTGACCGCCGACAGCCAGAGTGCCGAACGGCTGGAACAGGAGCTGAGTTTCTTCGCCCCGGATTTGCCCGTTCTGCACTTCCCCGACTGGGAAACCCTGCCTTACGACCTGTTCTCGCCGCACCAGGACATCATCTCGCAACGCATCGCCAGCCTGTATCGGCTGCCGGAGCTGGTGCACGGTGTGCTGGTGGTGCCGATCACCACCGCCCTGCACCGCCTGGCGCCAACCAAATTCCTGCTCGGCAGCAGCCTGGTGCTGGATGTCGGCCAGAAACTCGATGTCGAGCAGATGCGCACCCGGCTTGAAGCCACCGGTTATCGCTACGTCGATACCGTTTACGAGCATGGCGAATTTACCGTGCGCGGCTCGCTGATCGATCTGTTCCCGATGGGCAGCAAGTTGCCTTATCGCATCGACCTGTTCGACGACGAAATCGAAACCCTGCGCACTTTCGACCCGGAAAACCAGCGCTCTATCGACAAAGTCGACTCGGTCAAGCTGTTACCGGCCAAGGAGTTCCCGCTGCAGAAAGAAGCCGTGACCCGCTTCAAGGCACGGTTTCGCGAGCGCTTCGATGTCGACTTCCGTCGCTGCCCGATCTTTCAGGACTTGAGCAGCGGAATCACCCCGGCGGGTATCGAGTACTACTTGCCGCTGTTCTTCGAGGAAACCTCCACGCTGTTCGATTACCTGCCCCAGGACACGCAAGTGTTTTCCCTGCCGGGCATCGAACAGGCCGCGGAGAATTTCTGGAACGACGTGCGCAACCGCTATGAAGAGCGCCGCGTCGACCCGTCCCGTCCTTTATTGCCACCGGCCGAGTTGTTCCTGCCGGTGGAGGACTGCTTTGCGCGCCTGAAGAACTGGCCCCGTGTGGTGGCCAGTCAACAGGACGTCGAAACCGGTGTCGGCCGCGAGCGTTTCCCGGCTCAGCCGCTGCCGAACCTCGCCATCGAAGCCAAGGCCACTCAGCCGTTGGCGGCGCTGGCCAGTTTCCTCGACGAATTCCCCGGCCGCGTGCTGTTTACCGCCGAGTCCGCAGGCCGTCGTGAAGTGCTGCTGGAATTGCTCGAACGCTTGAAGCTGCGACCGAAAACCGTCGACAGCTGGCCGGACTTTGTCGCCAGCAAAGAGCGCTTGGCGATCACCATTGCGCCGCTCGACGAAGGCCTGTTGCTGGACGACCCAGCCCTGGCACTGGTTGCCGAAAGCCCCCTGTTCGGTCAGCGCGTGATGCAACGCCGTCGCCGCGAGAAACGCGCCGATGGCAACAACGATGCGGTGATCAAAAACCTCACCGAGCTGCGCGAAGGTGCGCCGGTGGTGCACATCGATCACGGTGTCGGCCGCTATCTGGGGCTGACGATCCTGGAAATCGACAGCCAGGCCGCCGAGTTCCTGACCCTCGAATACGCTGAAGGCGCCAAGCTGTACGTGCCGGTGGCCAACCTGCACCTGATTGCTCGCTACACCGGCAGTGACGATGCCCTCGCGCCGCTGCACCGCCTCGGCTCCGAGACCTGGCAGAAAGCCAAGCGCAAAGCCGCCGAACAGGTGCGCGATGTGGCCGCCGAGTTGCTCGACATCTATGCCCGCCGCGCCGCTCGTGAGGGTTATGCCTTCGCTGACCCGAAAGCCGATTACGCGACCTTCAGTGCCGGTTTCCCGTTCGAAGAAACCCCGGACCAGCAGACCACCATCGAAGCAGTGCGCGAAGACATGCTCGCGCCGAAACCGATGGATCGCCTGGTCTGCGGCGACGTCGGTTTCGGCAAGACCGAAGTGGCCATGCGCGCGGCGTTCATCGCGGTGCACGGCGGTCGTCAGGTGGCCATCCTGGTGCCGACCACCCTGCTCGCCCAGCAACACTACAACAGCTTCCGCGACCGCTTTGCCGACTGGCCGGTGACCGTGGAAGTGATGAGCCGCTTCAAGTCGGCCAAGGAAGTGAACGCCGCGGTTGCGGACCTGGCCGAAGGCAAGATCGACATCGTCATCGGCACGCACAAGCTGCTGCAAGACGACGTTAAAATCAAAAACCTGGGGCTGGTGATCATCGACGAGGAGCACCGTTTCGGTGTCCGTCAGAAAGAACAGCTCAAGGCACTGCGCAGTGAAGTCGACATCCTGACGCTGACCGCCACGCCGATTCCGCGCACGCTGAACATGGCGGTGTCGGGCATGCGCGACCTGTCGATCATCGCCACACCGCCGGCCCGTCGCTTGTCGGTGCGCACCTTCGTCATGGAACAGAACAAGAGCACGGTCAAAGAGGCCCTGCTGCGTGAGTTGCTGCGTGGCGGCCAGGTCTACTACCTGCACAATGACGTGAAGACCATCGAGAAATGCGCCGCCGACCTCGCCGAACTGGTGCCGGAAGCGCGGATCGGCATCGGCCACGGGCAGATGCGCGAACGTGAACTCGAACAGGTAATGAGCGACTTCTATCACAAGCGCTTCAACGTGCTGATCGCCTCAACGATCATCGAGACCGGCATCGACGTACCGAGCGCCAACACCATCATCATCGAGCGTGCCGACAAGTTCGGCCTGGCCCAGTTGCACCAGTTGCGCGGCCGGGTCGGTCGCAGTCACCACCAGGCGTATGCTTACCTGCTGACACCGCCGCGCCAGCAAATCACCCCCGATGCGGAAAAGCGCCTGGAAGCGATCGCCAATACCCAGGACCTCGGTGCGGGCTTCGTGCTCGCCACCAACGACCTGGAAATCCGTGGCGCCGGCGAACTGCTGGGCGATGGCCAGAGCGGGCAGATCCAGGCCGTGGGCTTCACGCTGTACATGGAAATGCTCGAGCGCGCGGTGAAGTCGATCCGCAAGGGCGAACAGCCGAACCTCGATCAACCGCTGGGGGGCGGCCCGGAAGTCAATCTGCGTGTACCGGCGTTGATTCCCGAAGACTACCTGCCGGACGTTCATGCTCGACTGATTCTCTACAAACGCATCGCCTCGGCCACCGATGAGGAAGGCCTCAAGGATCTGCAAGTGGAGATGATCGACCGCTTCGGCCTGTTGCCGGAACCGACCAAGAACCTGGTGCGGATCACGGCGCTGAAATTGCAGGCCGAACAGCTGGGCATCAAGAAAGTCGACGGCGGCCCGCAAGGCGGTCGCATCGAGTTCGCGGCACAGACCCCGGTCGACCCGCTGACACTGATCAAACTGATCCAGAGCCAGCCCAAACGCTACAAGTTCGAAGGCGCCACGATGTTCAAATTCCTCGTGCCGATGGAGCGCCCGGAAGAACGCTTTAATACAGTAGAGGCGCTATTCGAGCGCCTCATCCCGACCACTGCTTGA
- a CDS encoding CsiV family protein has protein sequence MRLFRSLTLLMTLLMSLLASTAFADDLYQVEMILVRQNAVPAIISRAAPEDWAAGAQHISPNSFRTPSLNTEVEKLTASNEYTVLLHKAWQQNLGEETSKIAISEGKEQFGQFPIEGTLSLKLGRFTDVDADFWVNKIDANGMVTASERLKQESHTKNGLLNFLDNGHLGLLIKITSLTAPAPRPVPDEIPD, from the coding sequence ATGCGCCTGTTTCGCTCACTGACCTTGTTGATGACGTTGTTGATGTCGCTGCTCGCCTCGACCGCGTTTGCCGATGATCTGTATCAGGTTGAAATGATTCTGGTACGGCAAAACGCCGTGCCCGCCATCATCAGCCGCGCCGCGCCGGAAGACTGGGCTGCCGGCGCCCAACACATCAGCCCCAACAGCTTTCGCACACCGAGCCTGAATACCGAAGTGGAAAAGCTCACCGCCAGCAACGAATACACGGTATTGCTGCACAAGGCCTGGCAACAGAACCTGGGTGAAGAAACCAGCAAAATTGCGATCAGCGAGGGCAAGGAACAGTTTGGCCAATTCCCGATCGAAGGTACATTGAGCCTGAAACTGGGACGTTTCACCGACGTCGACGCCGACTTCTGGGTCAATAAGATTGACGCCAATGGCATGGTCACCGCCAGCGAACGCCTGAAGCAGGAAAGCCACACCAAGAACGGCTTGCTGAACTTCCTCGACAATGGCCACCTGGGCCTGTTGATCAAGATCACCTCGCTGACCGCCCCTGCGCCTCGGCCAGTCCCCGATGAAATTCCGGACTGA
- a CDS encoding DEAD/DEAH box helicase, with product MSSATLSKPLATSWVSRFKEQSLERGRRYALENRVRIVEVGDATITASCEGSGGNVYRQTIRLRESAKGTLLMIDATCTCPVHSNCKHCAAVLLQVQETLAYPAAAKDAELLEKLQAVLENRSPKAPPQVLVDNVQPVPRLWLASIEFSAFEPRNGKMQRYIQHRAALSFSYLDEYVSGQKNADILIRQETQTLRIKRHPEVEQTYREQLRILGFKVATRQSKALPESAGELYEMVNDSAWLTFTLNELPKLRTQGWELQIDEDFGFDLTAVDDWYATVEQAPERDWFDLELGIIVNGERLSLLPILLNLMRSHTEILNPERLARRRDDELILVNIPQRRSTDQGPLQVALPFGRLKPVLATLGEFYLQEPGETTLRLSKADATRLNPLEGLPLLWEGGEQIRTFAQRLRDIKDHTAVAPEGLNATLRPYQLEGLSWMQSLRQLEVGGILADDMGLGKTLQTLAHILSEKNAGRLDRPCMVVMPTSLIPNWLDEAAHFTPQLKVLALYGVSRKKHFDNLADYDLILTTYALLPKDVERLAAQPLHVLVLDEAQYIKNPNSKAAHAARELNARQRLCLSGTPLENHLGELWSLFHFLLPGWLGDVKSFNRDYRVPIEKRASEVRLQHLNGRIKPFLLRRTKEQVATELPPKTEIVHWVELNEAQRDVYETMRLAMDKKVRDEITRKGVARSQIIILEALLKLRQVCCDLRLVNDAALPARGSTSGKLDSLMEMLEELFEEGRRILLFSQFTSMLSLIEDELNKRGVAYAILTGQTRDRRTPVKEFQSGKRQIFLISLKAGGVGLNLTEADTVIHYDPWWNPATENQATDRAYRIGQEKPVFVYKMIARGTVEEKIQHLQKEKSDLAAGVLDGRKTGDWKLQSDDIEALFAPLPEKIDK from the coding sequence ATGTCCTCCGCGACCCTGAGCAAACCCCTGGCAACATCCTGGGTCAGCCGATTCAAGGAACAGAGCCTGGAACGTGGCCGTCGCTACGCACTGGAGAACCGCGTCAGGATCGTCGAAGTCGGCGACGCCACCATCACCGCCAGTTGCGAAGGCTCTGGCGGTAACGTTTACCGTCAGACCATTCGCCTGCGCGAGTCGGCCAAAGGCACCTTGCTGATGATCGACGCCACGTGCACCTGCCCGGTACACAGCAACTGCAAACATTGCGCAGCGGTGTTGCTACAAGTGCAGGAAACCCTCGCGTACCCGGCCGCTGCGAAAGACGCTGAATTGCTGGAAAAACTTCAAGCCGTACTGGAAAACCGTAGCCCGAAAGCGCCGCCGCAAGTGCTGGTGGACAACGTGCAACCGGTGCCGCGCCTGTGGCTGGCGAGCATCGAGTTCAGCGCCTTCGAACCGCGCAACGGCAAAATGCAGCGTTACATTCAGCATCGCGCGGCGCTGTCCTTCAGCTATCTGGACGAATACGTCAGCGGACAGAAGAACGCTGACATCCTGATTCGTCAGGAGACACAGACGCTGCGGATAAAACGTCACCCGGAAGTCGAACAGACCTACAGGGAACAGCTGCGAATTCTCGGTTTCAAAGTCGCCACCCGACAAAGCAAGGCCTTGCCGGAAAGTGCCGGCGAACTCTATGAGATGGTCAACGACAGCGCCTGGCTGACCTTCACCCTCAACGAACTGCCGAAGTTGCGCACCCAGGGTTGGGAGTTGCAGATCGACGAGGATTTCGGTTTCGACCTGACTGCCGTGGACGACTGGTACGCCACCGTCGAGCAGGCACCGGAACGCGATTGGTTCGACCTGGAGCTGGGGATCATCGTCAACGGCGAACGCCTGAGCCTGCTGCCGATCCTATTGAACCTGATGCGCTCCCACACCGAAATCCTCAACCCGGAACGGCTCGCCCGACGTCGCGACGACGAACTGATCCTGGTGAACATTCCGCAACGCCGCAGCACCGACCAGGGCCCGCTGCAGGTCGCCCTGCCCTTCGGCCGGCTGAAACCGGTGCTGGCCACCCTCGGCGAGTTTTATCTGCAAGAGCCCGGCGAAACCACGCTGCGCCTGAGCAAGGCCGACGCCACGCGACTGAACCCGCTGGAAGGCCTGCCGCTGCTCTGGGAAGGTGGCGAGCAGATCCGCACCTTTGCCCAGCGCCTGCGCGACATCAAGGACCACACCGCCGTCGCGCCCGAAGGCCTGAATGCCACCTTGCGCCCGTATCAGCTCGAAGGCCTGAGCTGGATGCAGTCGTTGCGACAACTGGAAGTCGGCGGGATTCTCGCGGACGACATGGGCCTGGGCAAAACCCTACAGACCCTGGCGCACATTCTCAGCGAGAAGAATGCCGGGCGCCTCGACCGGCCGTGCATGGTGGTCATGCCCACCAGCCTGATTCCCAACTGGCTCGACGAAGCGGCGCATTTCACGCCGCAACTCAAAGTGCTGGCGCTGTACGGCGTCAGTCGCAAAAAGCATTTCGACAATCTGGCCGATTACGACCTGATCCTGACCACCTATGCGCTGCTGCCCAAGGACGTCGAACGCCTGGCCGCGCAGCCGTTGCACGTACTGGTACTGGATGAAGCACAGTACATCAAGAATCCCAACAGCAAGGCCGCCCATGCCGCCCGTGAGCTGAATGCTCGCCAGCGCCTGTGCCTGAGTGGCACCCCGCTGGAAAACCACTTGGGCGAGCTGTGGTCGCTGTTCCACTTCCTGCTGCCCGGCTGGCTTGGTGACGTGAAAAGCTTCAACCGCGATTACCGCGTGCCGATAGAAAAGCGTGCCAGTGAAGTACGACTTCAACACCTGAACGGTCGGATCAAACCGTTCCTGCTGCGTCGTACCAAGGAACAGGTGGCCACCGAACTGCCGCCAAAAACCGAGATTGTCCATTGGGTCGAGCTCAACGAAGCCCAGCGCGACGTGTACGAAACCATGCGCCTGGCCATGGACAAAAAAGTCCGCGACGAGATCACCCGCAAAGGCGTGGCGCGCAGCCAGATCATCATTCTTGAGGCACTGCTGAAGCTGCGTCAGGTGTGCTGTGATTTACGCCTGGTCAACGACGCCGCCCTGCCCGCTCGCGGCAGCACCTCGGGCAAACTCGATAGCCTGATGGAAATGCTTGAAGAGCTGTTCGAGGAAGGCCGGCGGATTCTGCTGTTCTCGCAGTTCACCTCAATGTTGTCGCTGATCGAGGACGAACTGAACAAACGTGGTGTGGCGTATGCGATCCTGACCGGCCAGACCCGCGACCGACGCACACCGGTGAAGGAGTTCCAGAGCGGCAAGCGTCAGATTTTTCTGATCAGTTTGAAGGCTGGCGGTGTGGGCCTGAACCTGACCGAAGCCGATACGGTGATTCACTACGACCCTTGGTGGAATCCGGCGACGGAAAATCAGGCGACGGATCGTGCGTACCGCATTGGTCAGGAGAAGCCGGTGTTCGTCTACAAGATGATTGCCAGAGGCACGGTGGAAGAGAAGATTCAGCATTTGCAGAAGGAAAAATCCGATCTGGCCGCAGGCGTGCTGGATGGACGCAAGACCGGGGACTGGAAGTTGCAGAGCGATGATATCGAGGCGTTGTTTGCGCCGCTGCCGGAAAAAATTGATAAGTAG
- a CDS encoding class II aldolase/adducin family protein: MSKPEHIGPVEWQARCELAALYRLVAHFRMTDLIDTHITLRIPGPEHHFLINRYGVIFDRMRASDLVRIDQEGRVVDPAYEGHRVNAAGFVIHSAIHMARPDLNCVIHTHTAAGMAVAAQKHGLLPISQHALKFYGKLAYHTYEGIALSLDERERLIADLGPHRAMILRNHGLLVGGSGVAQAFQEIHFLERACQAQVKALAGGSALDYPSPEVCAHTAEQFDRDEQDNIIDLAWEAALTLIESQRESYLS; this comes from the coding sequence GTGAGTAAACCTGAACACATCGGCCCGGTTGAATGGCAAGCCCGTTGCGAACTGGCCGCGCTGTATCGCCTGGTCGCGCACTTTCGCATGACCGACCTGATCGACACCCACATTACCCTGCGGATTCCAGGGCCTGAGCATCACTTTCTAATCAACCGCTACGGGGTGATTTTCGACCGCATGCGTGCCTCGGATCTGGTGCGCATCGATCAGGAAGGGCGAGTGGTCGATCCGGCCTATGAAGGTCATCGGGTCAATGCCGCAGGCTTTGTGATTCACTCGGCAATCCACATGGCTCGCCCTGACCTCAATTGTGTGATCCATACCCACACCGCCGCCGGCATGGCCGTCGCCGCGCAGAAGCACGGCTTGTTGCCGATCAGTCAGCACGCGTTGAAGTTCTACGGCAAGTTGGCGTATCACACCTATGAAGGCATTGCGCTGTCGCTGGATGAGCGTGAGCGTTTGATTGCCGATCTGGGGCCGCACCGGGCGATGATCCTGCGCAATCACGGCCTGTTGGTCGGCGGCTCCGGCGTGGCGCAGGCGTTTCAGGAAATTCACTTCCTGGAGCGCGCCTGTCAGGCACAGGTTAAAGCGCTGGCGGGTGGTTCGGCGCTGGATTACCCGTCTCCGGAAGTCTGTGCGCACACCGCCGAACAGTTTGACCGCGATGAACAGGACAACATCATCGACCTGGCCTGGGAGGCCGCTCTGACCCTGATCGAGTCCCAGCGCGAGTCCTACTTATCGTAA
- a CDS encoding LysR family transcriptional regulator — MPSTSNPWVGRRFLNDRLDWNLLRTYLVISQEGSMSRAAARLHITQSAVSQALKRLEEQLECVLIARSGRRFDLTETGEEVLRIATDIYGDISRLGTVLESRYDDVVGKIRILTVSGLQARHYDEFLADFHETHPKIELEVEVMGSSNIISSLLQKTATIGVGLCRLPQPRLEQRVLFRERYAYFCGQRHRLFGQENLTLEQLAAENFVSFTSDQLGGNLSPLTLFRDQQGFTGKIVASSTSFEEIYRLICAGFGIGCLPTHLVRRDVEQGLLWRLPPEDGVVDFDIQLLWNREQKMSQAETVFLESFQHMLSIREPVL, encoded by the coding sequence ATGCCCTCCACTTCCAACCCATGGGTCGGTCGCCGCTTTCTGAATGACCGTCTCGACTGGAACCTGCTGCGCACTTATCTGGTGATCAGTCAGGAAGGCAGCATGAGTCGAGCCGCCGCACGACTGCACATCACCCAGTCGGCGGTAAGCCAGGCGTTGAAACGTTTGGAGGAACAGTTGGAGTGTGTGTTGATCGCCCGCAGCGGGCGGCGGTTCGACCTGACGGAAACCGGGGAAGAAGTCCTGCGCATTGCGACAGACATTTACGGCGATATTTCGCGCTTGGGAACGGTGCTGGAGAGTCGGTACGACGACGTAGTGGGCAAGATTCGCATCCTCACGGTCAGCGGCCTGCAGGCACGGCACTACGATGAGTTCCTCGCTGACTTCCATGAAACCCACCCGAAAATCGAGCTGGAAGTCGAAGTGATGGGGAGCTCGAACATCATTAGTTCGTTGCTGCAAAAGACCGCGACCATCGGCGTCGGATTATGCCGTTTACCGCAACCGCGGCTGGAACAGCGAGTGCTGTTTCGCGAGCGCTATGCGTATTTTTGCGGACAGCGTCATCGACTTTTCGGACAAGAGAATCTGACCCTGGAACAGCTTGCTGCAGAGAATTTCGTCAGCTTCACCAGCGATCAGCTCGGCGGCAACCTCTCCCCCCTGACACTGTTTCGCGACCAGCAGGGTTTTACCGGCAAGATCGTTGCGTCATCTACCAGTTTCGAAGAGATTTACCGCTTGATCTGCGCCGGGTTTGGTATTGGGTGTTTGCCGACTCATCTGGTGCGTAGAGACGTCGAGCAAGGTTTGCTCTGGCGTTTACCGCCGGAAGATGGCGTGGTGGATTTCGATATCCAGCTGTTGTGGAATCGCGAGCAAAAGATGAGTCAGGCCGAAACCGTGTTCCTGGAAAGCTTCCAGCACATGCTCAGCATCCGTGAGCCTGTGCTGTGA